A genomic stretch from Capricornis sumatraensis isolate serow.1 chromosome 4, serow.2, whole genome shotgun sequence includes:
- the TTLL12 gene encoding tubulin--tyrosine ligase-like protein 12 isoform X2 — MQADPTPERSSRVLTPEPEPEPEPGSESVLDPEQDARVALAEFAALHGPALRASGVPERYWGRLLHKLEHEVFDAGEMFGIMQVEEAEEEESEDEAAQEARKKPNPGGELCYKVIVTNENGLQAADPNSIFLIDHAWTCRVTHARQQLQQVPGLLHRMANLMGVEFHGELPSAEAVDLVLEEMWKFNQTYQLAHGVAYTLLWPLRDLDTGEEVTRDFAYGEADPLIRRCVLLPWAPTDLLDLSSSTPEPPAEHYQAILEENKEKLPLAISPAGYPCDHVFKVCTDIQQVLSHLTHPRFTFTQSEADADVLYNFSHFKDYRRLSQERPNVLLNQFPCENLLTVKDCLASIARRAGGPEGPAWLPRTFNLRTELPQFISYFQQRERRGEDNHWICKPWNLARSLDTHITKSLHSIVRHRESSPKVVSKYIESPVLFLREDVGRVKFDIRYILLLRSVKPLRLFVYDVFWLRFSNRPFALNDLDDYEKHFTVMNYDPEVVLKQVHYNEFIPEFEKQYPEFPWKSVQAEIFQAFKELFQVACARPPPLGLCDYPSSRAVYAVDLMLKWDSRPDGKQAMQPQILEVNFNPDCERACRYHPSFFNDIFSTLFLDEPDGCPVTRLL, encoded by the exons ATGCAGGCCGACCCGACGCCGGAGCGTAGCAGCCGGGTCCTGACGCCAgagccggagccggagccggagccggGCTCAGAGTCGGTCCTCGACCCCGAGCAGGATGCGCGGGTGGCCCTGGCCGAGTTCGCGGCTCTGCACGGCCCGGCGCTGCGTGCGTCGGGAGTCCCCGAGCGGTACTGGGGCCGCCTCCTGCACAAGCTGGAGCACGAG GTTTTCGACGCTGGGGAGATGTTCGGGATCATGCAGGTGGAGGAAGCCGAAGAGGAGGAGAGTGAGGACGAGGCGGCCCAGGAAGCGCGCAAGAAGCCCAACCCCGGCGGCGAGCTCTGCTACAAGGTCATCGTGACCAACGAGAACGGGCTGCAGGCGGCCGACCCCAACAG CATCTTCCTCATCGACCACGCCTGGACTTGCCGTGTGACGCATGCCcgccagcagctgcagcaggtGCCGGGGCTCCTGCACCGCATGGCCAACCTGATGGGCGTCGAGTTCCACGGCGAGCTGCCCAGCGCTGAGGCCGTGGACCTGGTGCTGGAGGAGATGTGGAAGTTCAACCAGACCTACCAGCTGGCCCACGGG GTGGCCTACACACTGCTGTGGCCCCTGCGGGACCTGGACACGGGCG AGGAGGTGACCCGGGACTTCGCCTACGGAGAGGCCGACCCGCTGATCCGGAGGTGCGTGCTGCTGCCCTGGGCCCCCACCGACCTGCTGGACCTCAGCTCCTCCACGCCTGAGCCGCCCGCCGAGCACTACCAG GCCATACTGGAGGAGAACAAGGAGAAGCTGCCCCTGGCCATCAGCCCCGCGGGGTACCCCTGTGACCACGTCTTCAA GGTCTGCACGGACATCCAGCAGGTGCTCAGCCACCTCACCCACCCACGCTTCACCTTCACCCAGAGCGAGGCAGACGCCGATGTTCTCTACAACTTCTCGCACTTCAAGGACTACAG GAGGCTGAGCCAGGAGAGGCCCAACGTGCTGCTGAACCAGTTCCCCTGTGAGAACTTGCTGACGGTGAAGGACTGCCTGGCATCCATCGCGCGCCGGGCGGGCGGCCCCGAGGGCCCGGCCTGGCTGCCCCGCACCTTCAACCTGCGCACAGAGCTGCCCCAGTTCATCAGCTACTTCCAGCAGCGGGAGAGGCG GGGCGAGGACAACCACTGGATCTGCAAGCCCTGGAACCTGGCGCGCAGCCTGGACACCCACATCACCAAGAGCCTGCACAGCATCGTCCGGCACCGTGAGAGCTCCCCCAAG GTTGTGTCCAAGTACATCGAGAGCCCCGTCTTGTTCCTCCGGGAAGACGTGGGGAGGGTCAAGTTCGATATCCGCTACATCCTGCTGCTGCGATCGGTGAAGCCCCTGAGGTTGTTCGTCTATGATGTGTTCTGGCTGCGGTTCTCCAACCG GCCCTTTGCCCTCAACGACCTGGACGACTATGAGAAGCATTTCACTGTCATGAACTATGACCCGGAAGTGGTGCTGAAGCAG GTACACTACAACGAGTTCATCCCGGAGTTTGAGAAGCAGTACCCAGAATTCCCCTGGAAGAGCGTCCAG GCTGAAATCTTCCAGGCCTTCAAGGAACTGTTCCAGGTGGCGTGTGCCAGGCCACCCCCGCTAGGCCTCTGTGACTACCCCTCATCCCGGGCCGTGTACGCAGTCGACCTCATGCTGAAGTGGGACAGCCGTCCCGATG GGAAACAAGCAATGCAGCCGCAAATCCTGGAGGTGAACTTCAACCCGGACTGTGAGCGAGCCTGCAGGTACCACCCGAGCTTCTTCAACGACATCTTCAGCACCTTGTTCCTGGACGAGCCCGACGGCTGCCCTGTCACTCGCCTCCTCTAG
- the TTLL12 gene encoding tubulin--tyrosine ligase-like protein 12 isoform X1 → MQADPTPERSSRVLTPEPEPEPEPGSESVLDPEQDARVALAEFAALHGPALRASGVPERYWGRLLHKLEHEVFDAGEMFGIMQVEEAEEEESEDEAAQEARKKPNPGGELCYKVIVTNENGLQAADPNSIFLIDHAWTCRVTHARQQLQQVPGLLHRMANLMGVEFHGELPSAEAVDLVLEEMWKFNQTYQLAHGTAEEKVPVWYIMDEFGSRIQHADVPSFATAPFFYMPQQVAYTLLWPLRDLDTGEEVTRDFAYGEADPLIRRCVLLPWAPTDLLDLSSSTPEPPAEHYQAILEENKEKLPLAISPAGYPCDHVFKVCTDIQQVLSHLTHPRFTFTQSEADADVLYNFSHFKDYRRLSQERPNVLLNQFPCENLLTVKDCLASIARRAGGPEGPAWLPRTFNLRTELPQFISYFQQRERRGEDNHWICKPWNLARSLDTHITKSLHSIVRHRESSPKVVSKYIESPVLFLREDVGRVKFDIRYILLLRSVKPLRLFVYDVFWLRFSNRPFALNDLDDYEKHFTVMNYDPEVVLKQVHYNEFIPEFEKQYPEFPWKSVQAEIFQAFKELFQVACARPPPLGLCDYPSSRAVYAVDLMLKWDSRPDGKQAMQPQILEVNFNPDCERACRYHPSFFNDIFSTLFLDEPDGCPVTRLL, encoded by the exons ATGCAGGCCGACCCGACGCCGGAGCGTAGCAGCCGGGTCCTGACGCCAgagccggagccggagccggagccggGCTCAGAGTCGGTCCTCGACCCCGAGCAGGATGCGCGGGTGGCCCTGGCCGAGTTCGCGGCTCTGCACGGCCCGGCGCTGCGTGCGTCGGGAGTCCCCGAGCGGTACTGGGGCCGCCTCCTGCACAAGCTGGAGCACGAG GTTTTCGACGCTGGGGAGATGTTCGGGATCATGCAGGTGGAGGAAGCCGAAGAGGAGGAGAGTGAGGACGAGGCGGCCCAGGAAGCGCGCAAGAAGCCCAACCCCGGCGGCGAGCTCTGCTACAAGGTCATCGTGACCAACGAGAACGGGCTGCAGGCGGCCGACCCCAACAG CATCTTCCTCATCGACCACGCCTGGACTTGCCGTGTGACGCATGCCcgccagcagctgcagcaggtGCCGGGGCTCCTGCACCGCATGGCCAACCTGATGGGCGTCGAGTTCCACGGCGAGCTGCCCAGCGCTGAGGCCGTGGACCTGGTGCTGGAGGAGATGTGGAAGTTCAACCAGACCTACCAGCTGGCCCACGGG ACAGCCGAGGAGAAAGTGCCCGTGTGGTATATCATGGACGAGTTTGGGTCGCGCATCCAGCACGCGGACGTGCCCAGCTTCGCCACCGCCCCCTTCTTCTACATGCCCCAGCAGGTGGCCTACACACTGCTGTGGCCCCTGCGGGACCTGGACACGGGCG AGGAGGTGACCCGGGACTTCGCCTACGGAGAGGCCGACCCGCTGATCCGGAGGTGCGTGCTGCTGCCCTGGGCCCCCACCGACCTGCTGGACCTCAGCTCCTCCACGCCTGAGCCGCCCGCCGAGCACTACCAG GCCATACTGGAGGAGAACAAGGAGAAGCTGCCCCTGGCCATCAGCCCCGCGGGGTACCCCTGTGACCACGTCTTCAA GGTCTGCACGGACATCCAGCAGGTGCTCAGCCACCTCACCCACCCACGCTTCACCTTCACCCAGAGCGAGGCAGACGCCGATGTTCTCTACAACTTCTCGCACTTCAAGGACTACAG GAGGCTGAGCCAGGAGAGGCCCAACGTGCTGCTGAACCAGTTCCCCTGTGAGAACTTGCTGACGGTGAAGGACTGCCTGGCATCCATCGCGCGCCGGGCGGGCGGCCCCGAGGGCCCGGCCTGGCTGCCCCGCACCTTCAACCTGCGCACAGAGCTGCCCCAGTTCATCAGCTACTTCCAGCAGCGGGAGAGGCG GGGCGAGGACAACCACTGGATCTGCAAGCCCTGGAACCTGGCGCGCAGCCTGGACACCCACATCACCAAGAGCCTGCACAGCATCGTCCGGCACCGTGAGAGCTCCCCCAAG GTTGTGTCCAAGTACATCGAGAGCCCCGTCTTGTTCCTCCGGGAAGACGTGGGGAGGGTCAAGTTCGATATCCGCTACATCCTGCTGCTGCGATCGGTGAAGCCCCTGAGGTTGTTCGTCTATGATGTGTTCTGGCTGCGGTTCTCCAACCG GCCCTTTGCCCTCAACGACCTGGACGACTATGAGAAGCATTTCACTGTCATGAACTATGACCCGGAAGTGGTGCTGAAGCAG GTACACTACAACGAGTTCATCCCGGAGTTTGAGAAGCAGTACCCAGAATTCCCCTGGAAGAGCGTCCAG GCTGAAATCTTCCAGGCCTTCAAGGAACTGTTCCAGGTGGCGTGTGCCAGGCCACCCCCGCTAGGCCTCTGTGACTACCCCTCATCCCGGGCCGTGTACGCAGTCGACCTCATGCTGAAGTGGGACAGCCGTCCCGATG GGAAACAAGCAATGCAGCCGCAAATCCTGGAGGTGAACTTCAACCCGGACTGTGAGCGAGCCTGCAGGTACCACCCGAGCTTCTTCAACGACATCTTCAGCACCTTGTTCCTGGACGAGCCCGACGGCTGCCCTGTCACTCGCCTCCTCTAG
- the TSPO gene encoding translocator protein — protein MAPPWVPAVSFTLVPSLGGFLGTQYIRGEGFRWYASLQKPPWHPPRWILAPIWGTLYSAMGYGSYLIWKELGGFSKEAVVPLGLYAGQLALNWAWPPLFFGARQMGWALVDLLLTGGMAAATAMAWRQVSPPAACLLYPYLAWLAFAAMLNYRIWQDNQGRRSGRRLSE, from the exons ATGGCCCCGCCCTGGGTGCCCGCTGTGAGCTTCACGCTGGTGCCCAGTCTAGGGGGCTTCCTGGGCACCCAGTACATCCGTGGAGAGGGTTTCCGCTGGTACGCCAGCCTGCAGAAGCCCCCGTGGCACCCGCCCCGCTGGATTCTGGCCCCCATCTGGGGCACGCTCTACTCGGCCATGGG GTATGGTTCCTACCTGATCTGGAAAGAGCTGGGGGGCTTCTCAAAGGAGGCAGTGGTTCCCCTGGGCCTCTACGCTGGGCAGCTGGCTCTGAACTGGGCGTGGCCTCCCCTCTTCTTCGGCGCTCGACAAATGGGCTGG GCCTTGGTGGATCTCCTGCTGACCGGCGGCATGGCAGCAGCCACAGCCATGGCCTGGCGCCAGGTGAGCCCGCCGGCTGCCTGCCTACTGTACCCGTACCTGGCCTGGCTGGCCTTCGCGGCCATGCTCAACTACCGCATATGGCAGGACAACCAGGGCCGGAGGAGCGGCCGGCGGCTCTCGGAATGA